In a genomic window of Zingiber officinale cultivar Zhangliang chromosome 9B, Zo_v1.1, whole genome shotgun sequence:
- the LOC122024013 gene encoding B3 domain-containing protein Os07g0679700-like isoform X1, with translation METGKCMNVACGATEPGGEWRRGWGLRSGGFASLCVKCGMAYEQLIFCDIFHQKESGWRECCSCGKHLHCGCIASKSFFDLLDTGGVQCINCIKNSEVPLMTNGIVQNFVSQNHQRVVALSARTFKEDIDSAVTTHACEMSANTADFKIDGGTFSKGKCTSKPDLEHSDCGIRSFAQIKSEQHSPDVVISSLSNRYQGPSASSQISPRDEKALMTDNSLCESLSQGCISMSLGNTNQIGDREVLNITERSFLSLPMACSISEGKDERKASATFQQMQRPRSFVVKCPRTSNQTFSDLSKNSLPYMRVARPPAEGRNQLLPRYWPRITDQELQQISGDSNSTIVPLFEKVLSASDAGRIGRLVLPKACAEAYFPPISQPEGVPLTIQDTKGKEWHFQFRFWPNNNSRMYVLEGVTPCIQSLQLQAGDTVTFSRIDPEGKLVMGYRKATNTVPLQDCQISAIANGTFGNETLFSGIDENMTIANGYSGLLQSMKGAIDPYLASQPEHLNQSDLDVSWHKGGRSIEGLLWQPLQSSSRNIGSKSKRLLMDTEDALELKMSWEEAQELLRPPPSAKPSIVTIEDHEIEEYEEPPIFGKKTIFTARSSGEQDQWVQCDDCFKWRHIPIDVLLHTRWSCVDNVWDPKRSSCSAPDELSQKEMQLLLRQYEDFRQQSACASWKRASSELVASSLDAFAAVAAVGDVGNQSMTTYSTTTKHPRHRPGCTCIVCIQPPSGKGPKHDPSCTCNVCMTVKRRFKTLMMRKKKRQSEREEAEAHKKVAWNKEEAEGTSSSSKGSQHPDLHQENEFGHAGSRVVIENPESSKEGIDLNCDPGRNEDSQTTNLRLSMMSLLQNAQRPLEMYLKQNGLASLVNEQGSQESPSSLIPETVSETEGKATDESHFTSTSKEQGAAVDEDAKAEADTSDTS, from the exons ATGGAGACTGGGAAGTGCATGAATGTTGCTTGCGGGGCGACGGAGCCTGGGGGAGAGTGGAGGAGGGGATGGGGGCTGAGATCAGGCGGATTCGCTTCTCTCTGCGTCAAATGCGG GATGGCGTATGAGCAGTTAATATTTTGTGACATTTTTCACCAGAAAGAGTCTGGGTGGAGGGAATGTTGTTCCTGTGGTAAG CACTTACATTGTGGGTGCATTGCTTCAAAGTCTTTCTTTGATCTACTGGATACTGGAGGAGTTCAATGTATTAACTGCATAAAGAATTCAGAAGTTCCTCTT ATGACTAATGGAATAGTTCAAAATTTTGTGTCTCAAAACCATCAAAGGGTAGTAGCTCTTTCAGCTAGGACTTTTAAGGAAGATATTGATTCAGCAGTAACAACTCATGCTTGTGAAATGTCAGCTAATACTGCTGATTTCAAAATTGATGGTGGAACTTTTTCAAAGGGGAAATGCACGAGTAAACCGGATCTAGAACATAGTGATTGTGGAATCAGATCATTTGCACAAATCAAATCAGAGCAACATTCACCTGATGTAGTGATTTCAAGTTTGTCAAACAGATACCAAGGTCCATCGGCCTCCTCCCAAATCTCTCCGAGGGATGAGAAAGCTTTAATGACAGATAATTCTTTATGTGAATCATTATCCCAAGGATGTATTAGCATGAGCTTGGGAAATACAAACCAAATTGGCGATAGAGAAGTTTTAAATATTACAGAAAGGTCATTTCTTTCCCTTCCCATGGCATGTTCGATATCTGAAGGAAAGGATGAAAGAAAAGCATCTGCTACCTTTCAGCAAATGCAAAGGCCTCGTTCCTTTGTTGTGAAGTGTCCTAGAACGAGTAATCAAACATTCTCAGATTTATCTAAGAACTCACTTCCATACATGCGAGTTGCAAGGCCACCTGCTGAGGGTCGTAACCAATTACTTCCACGTTATTGGCCAAGAATCACAGACCAAGAGCTACAACAAATATCGGGAGA TTCAAATTCTACAATTGTGCCACTATTTGAGAAGGTTTTGAGTGCTAGTGATGCAGGTCGTATTGGGCGCTTAGTTCTTCCAAAAGCTTGTGCAGAG GCATATTTTCCTCCAATTTCTCAACCGGAAGGTGTTCCATTAACAATACAAGATACAAAGGGGAAAGAATGGCATTTTCAATTCAGATTTTGGCCAAATAACAATAGCAGAATGTATGTTTTAGAGGGCGTTACTCCTTGCATTCAATCTCTTCAGCTGCAAGCTGGTGATACAG TGACTTTTAGCCGAATAGATCCTGAAGGAAAACTTGTCATGGGTTATCGAAAGGCAACAAACACCGTTCCGCTACAG GACTGTCAGATTTCTGCAATTGCTAATGGTACTTTTGGCAATGAAACATTGTTCTCTGGCATCGATGAGAACATGACCATAGCAAATGGCTATTCTGGACTTCTTCAGTCAATGAAGGGAGCTATAGATCCATATTTGGCATCTCAACCAGAACATCTGAATCAATCTGATTTAGACGTTAGTTGGCACAAAGGAGGAAGGTCAATTGAAGGATTGCTCTGGCAGCCCTTGCAAAGTAGTAGCCGAAACATTGGTTCCAAATCTAAGAGGTTGCTCATGGATACTGAAGATGCACTGGAGCTCAAGATGAGTTGGGAAGAGGCTCAAGAATTGCTTCGTCCACCTCCAAGTGCTAAACCTAGCATCGTCACAATTGAGGACCATGAAATTGAAGAATATGAA GAACCCCCAATTTTTGGCAAGAAAACCATTTTTACAGCTCGATCTTCAGG AGAGCAAGATCAATGGGTTCAATGCGATGATTGCTTCAAATGGCGTCATATACCTATAGATGTTCTTCTTCACACACGATGGAGTTGTGTTGACAATGTGTGGGACCCTAAAAG GTCTTCATGCTCTGCGCCTGATGAATTGAGCCAGAAAGAAATGCAACTTCTTCTCAGGCAGTATGAAG ACTTTCGACAGCAGAGTGCCTGTGCAAGTTGGAAGCGTGCTTCATCAGAGCTAGTAGCATCTAGCCTTGATGCCTTTGCCGCTGTCGCAGCAGTTGGGGATGTAGGAAACCAAAGTATGACCACATATTCTACTACCACTAAGCATCCACGGCACCGTCCAGGTTGCACATGCATCGTCTGCATCCAGCCTCCCAGTGGCAAAGGCCCAAAGCATGATCCCTCGTGCACATGTAATGTTTGTATGACTGTGAAACGCCGCTTCAAGACTCTTATGATGCGGAAGAAGAAACGTCAATCCGAGCGCGAGGAAGCTGAGGCCCATAAGAAGGTTGCGTGGAACAAGGAAGAAGCTGAAGGAACTAGCAGCTCTTCCAAGGGCTCTCAGCACCCAGACCTTCACCAGGAAAATGAATTTGGCCATGCGGGTAGCAGGGTCGTCATTGAAAATCCTGAATCAAGCAAGGAAGGCATAGATTTGAATTGTGACCCTGGGCGCAACGAAGACTCGCAGACAACGAATCTCCGACTTAGCATGATGAGCCTTCTCCAGAATGCACAACGACCTCTGGAGATGTATCTAAAGCAAAATGGACTTGCAAGCTTGGTCAATGAACAAGGTAGCCAGGAGAGTCCCAGTTCATTAATTCCTGAAACTGTCAGTGAAACTGAAGGAAAAGCAACAGATGAGAGCCATTTTACATCTACAAGTAAAGAGCAAGGTGCTGCAGTTGATGAAGATGCTAAAGCAGAAGCAGATACGAGTGatacatcatga
- the LOC122024013 gene encoding B3 domain-containing protein Os07g0679700-like isoform X2: MTNGIVQNFVSQNHQRVVALSARTFKEDIDSAVTTHACEMSANTADFKIDGGTFSKGKCTSKPDLEHSDCGIRSFAQIKSEQHSPDVVISSLSNRYQGPSASSQISPRDEKALMTDNSLCESLSQGCISMSLGNTNQIGDREVLNITERSFLSLPMACSISEGKDERKASATFQQMQRPRSFVVKCPRTSNQTFSDLSKNSLPYMRVARPPAEGRNQLLPRYWPRITDQELQQISGDSNSTIVPLFEKVLSASDAGRIGRLVLPKACAEAYFPPISQPEGVPLTIQDTKGKEWHFQFRFWPNNNSRMYVLEGVTPCIQSLQLQAGDTVTFSRIDPEGKLVMGYRKATNTVPLQDCQISAIANGTFGNETLFSGIDENMTIANGYSGLLQSMKGAIDPYLASQPEHLNQSDLDVSWHKGGRSIEGLLWQPLQSSSRNIGSKSKRLLMDTEDALELKMSWEEAQELLRPPPSAKPSIVTIEDHEIEEYEEPPIFGKKTIFTARSSGEQDQWVQCDDCFKWRHIPIDVLLHTRWSCVDNVWDPKRSSCSAPDELSQKEMQLLLRQYEDFRQQSACASWKRASSELVASSLDAFAAVAAVGDVGNQSMTTYSTTTKHPRHRPGCTCIVCIQPPSGKGPKHDPSCTCNVCMTVKRRFKTLMMRKKKRQSEREEAEAHKKVAWNKEEAEGTSSSSKGSQHPDLHQENEFGHAGSRVVIENPESSKEGIDLNCDPGRNEDSQTTNLRLSMMSLLQNAQRPLEMYLKQNGLASLVNEQGSQESPSSLIPETVSETEGKATDESHFTSTSKEQGAAVDEDAKAEADTSDTS; encoded by the exons ATGACTAATGGAATAGTTCAAAATTTTGTGTCTCAAAACCATCAAAGGGTAGTAGCTCTTTCAGCTAGGACTTTTAAGGAAGATATTGATTCAGCAGTAACAACTCATGCTTGTGAAATGTCAGCTAATACTGCTGATTTCAAAATTGATGGTGGAACTTTTTCAAAGGGGAAATGCACGAGTAAACCGGATCTAGAACATAGTGATTGTGGAATCAGATCATTTGCACAAATCAAATCAGAGCAACATTCACCTGATGTAGTGATTTCAAGTTTGTCAAACAGATACCAAGGTCCATCGGCCTCCTCCCAAATCTCTCCGAGGGATGAGAAAGCTTTAATGACAGATAATTCTTTATGTGAATCATTATCCCAAGGATGTATTAGCATGAGCTTGGGAAATACAAACCAAATTGGCGATAGAGAAGTTTTAAATATTACAGAAAGGTCATTTCTTTCCCTTCCCATGGCATGTTCGATATCTGAAGGAAAGGATGAAAGAAAAGCATCTGCTACCTTTCAGCAAATGCAAAGGCCTCGTTCCTTTGTTGTGAAGTGTCCTAGAACGAGTAATCAAACATTCTCAGATTTATCTAAGAACTCACTTCCATACATGCGAGTTGCAAGGCCACCTGCTGAGGGTCGTAACCAATTACTTCCACGTTATTGGCCAAGAATCACAGACCAAGAGCTACAACAAATATCGGGAGA TTCAAATTCTACAATTGTGCCACTATTTGAGAAGGTTTTGAGTGCTAGTGATGCAGGTCGTATTGGGCGCTTAGTTCTTCCAAAAGCTTGTGCAGAG GCATATTTTCCTCCAATTTCTCAACCGGAAGGTGTTCCATTAACAATACAAGATACAAAGGGGAAAGAATGGCATTTTCAATTCAGATTTTGGCCAAATAACAATAGCAGAATGTATGTTTTAGAGGGCGTTACTCCTTGCATTCAATCTCTTCAGCTGCAAGCTGGTGATACAG TGACTTTTAGCCGAATAGATCCTGAAGGAAAACTTGTCATGGGTTATCGAAAGGCAACAAACACCGTTCCGCTACAG GACTGTCAGATTTCTGCAATTGCTAATGGTACTTTTGGCAATGAAACATTGTTCTCTGGCATCGATGAGAACATGACCATAGCAAATGGCTATTCTGGACTTCTTCAGTCAATGAAGGGAGCTATAGATCCATATTTGGCATCTCAACCAGAACATCTGAATCAATCTGATTTAGACGTTAGTTGGCACAAAGGAGGAAGGTCAATTGAAGGATTGCTCTGGCAGCCCTTGCAAAGTAGTAGCCGAAACATTGGTTCCAAATCTAAGAGGTTGCTCATGGATACTGAAGATGCACTGGAGCTCAAGATGAGTTGGGAAGAGGCTCAAGAATTGCTTCGTCCACCTCCAAGTGCTAAACCTAGCATCGTCACAATTGAGGACCATGAAATTGAAGAATATGAA GAACCCCCAATTTTTGGCAAGAAAACCATTTTTACAGCTCGATCTTCAGG AGAGCAAGATCAATGGGTTCAATGCGATGATTGCTTCAAATGGCGTCATATACCTATAGATGTTCTTCTTCACACACGATGGAGTTGTGTTGACAATGTGTGGGACCCTAAAAG GTCTTCATGCTCTGCGCCTGATGAATTGAGCCAGAAAGAAATGCAACTTCTTCTCAGGCAGTATGAAG ACTTTCGACAGCAGAGTGCCTGTGCAAGTTGGAAGCGTGCTTCATCAGAGCTAGTAGCATCTAGCCTTGATGCCTTTGCCGCTGTCGCAGCAGTTGGGGATGTAGGAAACCAAAGTATGACCACATATTCTACTACCACTAAGCATCCACGGCACCGTCCAGGTTGCACATGCATCGTCTGCATCCAGCCTCCCAGTGGCAAAGGCCCAAAGCATGATCCCTCGTGCACATGTAATGTTTGTATGACTGTGAAACGCCGCTTCAAGACTCTTATGATGCGGAAGAAGAAACGTCAATCCGAGCGCGAGGAAGCTGAGGCCCATAAGAAGGTTGCGTGGAACAAGGAAGAAGCTGAAGGAACTAGCAGCTCTTCCAAGGGCTCTCAGCACCCAGACCTTCACCAGGAAAATGAATTTGGCCATGCGGGTAGCAGGGTCGTCATTGAAAATCCTGAATCAAGCAAGGAAGGCATAGATTTGAATTGTGACCCTGGGCGCAACGAAGACTCGCAGACAACGAATCTCCGACTTAGCATGATGAGCCTTCTCCAGAATGCACAACGACCTCTGGAGATGTATCTAAAGCAAAATGGACTTGCAAGCTTGGTCAATGAACAAGGTAGCCAGGAGAGTCCCAGTTCATTAATTCCTGAAACTGTCAGTGAAACTGAAGGAAAAGCAACAGATGAGAGCCATTTTACATCTACAAGTAAAGAGCAAGGTGCTGCAGTTGATGAAGATGCTAAAGCAGAAGCAGATACGAGTGatacatcatga